A window from Pseudobutyrivibrio ruminis HUN009 encodes these proteins:
- a CDS encoding PspC domain-containing protein, whose translation MNGKRLYKSNNKKICGVCAGIAEYFDVDPTIVRLIWAAVTLAGGSGIIIYIVAALVMDDNPVDVV comes from the coding sequence ATGAACGGAAAAAGATTATACAAAAGCAACAATAAAAAGATTTGTGGCGTTTGCGCCGGAATCGCAGAATACTTTGATGTAGATCCAACAATTGTAAGATTGATTTGGGCAGCAGTTACACTTGCTGGAGGAAGCGGAATTATCATCTACATCGTTGCAGCTCTTGTAATGGATGATAATCCAGTAGACGTTGTATAG
- a CDS encoding helix-turn-helix domain-containing protein — protein sequence MGRKSIREDKSVYFKAREEAGLTRAQASELIGSMTESRLEKIETGKVAIYPEDVVDLANAYKRQDLCNYYCTHQCKIGQETVPEVKMSSLPEIVLGMLSALNSLNNQKERFIDITADGIISDDEIDDFLAIQKQLEQIDLTVESLKLWVSKMISEGKINKDKLN from the coding sequence ATGGGAAGAAAATCAATTAGAGAAGACAAAAGTGTATATTTCAAGGCTCGCGAGGAGGCTGGACTTACAAGAGCTCAGGCTAGCGAATTGATAGGTTCGATGACAGAAAGTCGTCTTGAAAAAATCGAAACTGGTAAGGTCGCAATCTATCCGGAAGATGTTGTGGATTTGGCAAACGCATACAAGCGCCAGGATTTATGCAACTATTACTGCACTCATCAGTGTAAAATCGGCCAGGAAACAGTCCCTGAGGTGAAGATGTCATCCCTGCCTGAGATTGTACTTGGTATGTTGTCAGCGTTGAATTCTCTCAACAATCAGAAAGAACGTTTCATTGATATCACTGCCGACGGTATAATCTCTGATGATGAAATTGATGATTTCCTTGCAATTCAAAAGCAACTTGAGCAAATCGATTTGACTGTGGAATCGCTCAAGCTTTGGGTATCAAAAATGATTTCCGAGGGAAAAATTAATAAAGATAAGCTTAATTAG